The sequence AGGTATTAGATTGGTTGAGGCAACCCGGAAAAGTCCTAAATTCAAGCCACAGATTCGTGTTAAAATCAGTTGCAAGTTTGGTATCCATTATGCAAGAAACTCCCGTAAGTGATTTTACTTATACCCTTTTTGACATGTTGAAACAAGAAAAAGATAGGCCAACTTTAGAGGTATCACTTGAGATATTAAATGAGCTTAAACCGGGATACTCAAGGCGCGAGAAGGATTTTAAGGATTTACTTGACCGCCTCAAAGTGTGGCCTCAAAACGAAAATAAAACACTTGTAATAGAAAAAATTAAAAACCTGAAATCTAACAATCCCGGTAAAGACGAAAAAGCGTTTTGGAAAGAGATGGATTCTCTGCTTGAAAAAGTGGAATAGATAAAAACTATGGACGAAGAAAAAGAGCGGCAAAAAGAAATAAAAGAAAAATTGGAAAGCGAGGGGCTCGACCCGGACGAGTTTGACGAGGACGAGCGCGAAGAACTCGCTGATTTACTTTAGTATAAAAATCATGGAAATAGAGTCCAAGCAACAAATTCTTGAGAGGCGTAATGAAATAGAAAAAGAGCTTTTGGATATGCTCAAGGAAACCAAAAGTGATTTTGGGAATGTCTTAACATTCGGTGTAAATTCGGCTATGCTGGTTTATATCTGTAGAATTTCAGTGTTTCCGAGTTGATAACGGTGTGCCAATCGTATAATTCCTTGAGAACTCGGTGCCACTGATTTCGCACAGCGTCCACCAACAGGAACTTTCAGAATTTTAGAAATAAGTAAAAAAAAACTTATAAATCTTCATCAAAAAGATAGAAAATATGGAAATGATTACATTACTTGGATTAGCAGCGGCAACTTGTACTACTATTTCATTCTTGCCGCAAGCAATAAAAACAATAAAAACTAAACAGACTAAAGATTTATCTTTAGGTATGTATACAGTGTTAACGGTGGGAATTTTTTTATGGTTTTTATATGGAATTTTGATTAAAGATT is a genomic window of Candidatus Niyogibacteria bacterium containing:
- a CDS encoding SemiSWEET transporter, which encodes MEMITLLGLAAATCTTISFLPQAIKTIKTKQTKDLSLGMYTVLTVGIFLWFLYGILIKDLPVILANGITLIFTAIILFLIIKYK